A stretch of the Elephas maximus indicus isolate mEleMax1 chromosome 3, mEleMax1 primary haplotype, whole genome shotgun sequence genome encodes the following:
- the LOC126071471 gene encoding protein S100-A7-like: MSNITAEKVKICHTLAESFLLNLVELFHRYPGYDDKINRANLLKLLKENFPNFLNDCERRGKNYLCNVFDEKDKNKDKKIDFSEFLCVVGDIATDYHKQSHGAPPCSGGCQ; this comes from the exons ATGAGCAACATTACAGCTGAGAAAGTCAAGATATGCCACACTCTAGCTGAGAGTTTTTTACTGAACTTGGTTGAACTATTTCATCGATACCCTGGGTATGATGATAAGATCAATAGGGCAAACTTGTTGAAGTTGCTGAAGGAGAACTTCCCCAACTTCCTCAATGACTGC GAAAGAAGGGGCAAAAATTACTTATGCAATGTCTTTgatgaaaaagacaagaataaggaTAAGAAGATTGACTTTTCCGAGTTTCTCTGTGTAGTGGGGGACATAGCCACTGACTACCACAAACAGAGCCATGGTGCGCCGCCCTGTTCCGGGGGATGCCAGTGA